The sequence GCGCATTGTCATTATTGGCATGCGTAACGCCTATCCCGCGGCGCTCCACCTGCGCCAGCAGCTGCTGCAGGCGCGGGGTCAGGTGCTGGTGCTCCCTCAGCCAGGCCAGAGCCTGAGCGAAGAACTGGTGGATTTAACCCCTCACGATCTGGTGGTGATGATGGCCTTTCGCCGCCGTCCGCGCATTATCCGCCCGCTGATGCAGCAGCTTCAGAGTAGCGGTATTCCGGTGCTGCTGATGTGCGAGCCGCAGGCGCACAGCCTGTTTCCGCTGGCGAGCTGGCAGCTCTGCGCCCCGCTGGACAGCGTTTCGGCCTATGACAGCTATTCCTCGGTCAACAGCCTCATCAACCTGCTGGCGAATGCCTTCCTGCATGACAGTCTCGATAAAGGCCGTCCGCGCATTCACGAGATTGCTTCCCTTTATCAGCAGCTGGACGAACTCGAACAACGATAATGGGGCGTCAGACTGGTGCTTTGCATTGAAATGGTGCAACGTGGCGGGGCGTGAACATCCTCAATTTTTCGCTCCGTCCGCATTTTATCAGGCTTTATAAGAATATCCCCCGTTTCGCCTCACCTGGCACATTAGTTGCAAAATCACATTCAAAGAATCTTTTGTTTCATGTTAACGTTACGGGGAAGCACCATGAAAAAACTGTTGATTGCACTCGCCGGGGCCGCATGCCTCTTCACACAACTGCCTGCAAAGGCTGACCAGCTTCAGGATATCGAGAAGCGCGGCACCCTCCGCATTGCCGTGCCGCAGGACTTCCCGCCGTTTGGCTCGGTGGGGACCGACCTGCAGCCGCAGGGCTACGACATTGACATGGCACGCTATCTGGCGAAACAGATGAAGCTCAAGCTGCAGCTCGTGCCGGTGACCAGCGCCAACCGTGTGCCGTATCTGCAAACCGATAAGGTGGATCTGGTCATCTCCAGCCTCGGGAAAAACCCGGAGCGCGAGAAGGTGATTGATTTTAGCCGCGCCTACGCGCCGTTCTTCCTTGGCGTGTTTGGCCCGAAAGGGGCCGAGCTGAAAGATGCCGCCGGGCTGAGCGGAAAAACTATCGGCGTGACGCGCGGGGCGGTGGAGGACATGGTACTCACCAGCCTGGCGCCGAAAGATGCCAACGTGAAACGTTACGAAGACAATAACACCACGCTCTCTGCATACCTTTCCGGACAGGTGCAGTACGTGGCGACTGGCAACCTCGTGGTGGCGGCGATTTCCCGCCAGAACGCCGATAAGGCCCCGGTGCCGAGCTTTATGCTGAAAGATTCACCGTGCTTTATCGGCCTGAAGAAAAACGAACCGGCTCTGAAGGCAAAAGTGGATGTGCTGATTGAGCAGGGCATTAAGGACGGCACGCTGAACGGTCTGTCTGAGCAATGGCTGAAGGCCCCACTGCCGGCAAACCTTGGCGCCTGAGCCGATGACTGAGCAACTTCATTTCTCTGAACTGTGGCCGCACTGGCCGGCGCTGCTGGCGGGATTGTGGGTCACCATCCAACTGACGGTGATGGCGACCGTCGGCGGGCTGGCGATAGGGATTTTCGGGGCGGCGATCCGCAGCGGACGCCCAACGTGGTACAGCCGGATCTGGGGCGGTTACGTGGAGATTATCCGCAACACGCCGTTTGTGGTGCAGCTATTTTTCATCGTCTTCGGCCTGCCGAATCTGGGCCTGAAGATGACGGCGGGGGAAGCGGCGCTGCTGGCGATGGTGGTGAACCTTGGCGCCTATAGCACTGAGATTATCCGCGCGGGCATTCAGGTAACGCCGAGAGGGCAGTGGGAGGCCGGACGCGTGCTGGGGCTGACCCGCCTGCAGACCTTTATTCGCGTGGTGCTGCCGCCCGCGCTGCAACGTATTTATCCGGCACTGGTGAGCCAGTGCATCATCGTGATGCTCGGCTCGTCGGTGGTGTCGCAGGTCTCGTATGAAGAGCTGACCTTTGCCGCCAACCTGATCCAGTCCAGAACGTTTTTGAGCTTTGAGGTCTATCTGGTGACAACCGGTATTTACTTAGCGCTGTCGATTACCCTGCGCCAGCTGATGATGGCGGCAGGACGCAAATGGCTGGGGGTGCAGGCATGATGACCACCTTTACCGACTGGGACATTATTCGCAACCTGCTGCTGGCCGGACGCTGGACGGTGCTGCTGTCGCTGGTGGCGTTTGTCGGCGGGGCGGTGGTAACGCTGCCGCTCCTGCTGCTGCGCCTGACGGGCGGGCGCACGGTGAAGCGCATTATCCGCGGCTATATCGAGCTGTTTCAGGGCACCCCGCTGCTGATGCAGCTGTTCCTGGCCTTCTTCGGCGTGGCGCTGTTCGGCATCGACGTTTCGCCGTGGACCGCCGCCTCGCTGGCGTTAACCTTTTACACCAGCGCATTTCTGCTCGATATCTGGTACGGCAGCATTCGCGCCCTGCCGAAGGGGCAGTGGGAAGCCTCGCGCTGCCTGGGCCTGACCTTCGGCCAGACCCTGTTTCGCGTGGTCGCTCCGCAGGCATTGCGCATCGGCATCGCCCCGACGGTCGGCTTTGCCGTACAGGTGATCAAAGGTACCGCACTGGCGTCGATTATCGGCTTTATCGAGCTGACCAAGGCTGGGACCATGCTGACCAACGTGACCTATCAGCCGTTCAAAGTCTTTGCGCTGGTGGCGCTGGGCTACTTCATTCTGTGTTATCCGCTGTCGCGCTACAGCCGCTATCTGGAGACGAAATTCAATGCCTCTCATCACCATTAATCAGGTGCAGAAGTACTACGGTAATAACCACGTGCTCAAGGGCGTCGATCTGGATATCGACATGGGCCAGGTGATCTCCATTATCGGGCGCAGCGGATCGGGAAAAAGCACGCTGCTGCGCTGTATCAACGGCCTGGAAGGCTATCAGGACGGCAGCATTAAGCTCGGTGGCATGACGATTACCGACCGGGATTCCCAGGCGCGTGAAATCAGCCGCTCGGTGGGGATGGTGTTCCAGAGCTTCAACCTGTTCCCGCACATGACGGCGCTGGAAAACGTCATGCTCGCCCCGCGTCGGGTGCTGAAGAAAAGTGCTGCCGAATGCCGGGAGCTGGCGCAGCGCATGCTGGAGAAAGTGGGCTTAGGCGATCGTCTGGATTACTACCCGTCGAGCCTCTCCGGCGGCCAGCAGCAGCGCGTGGCGATTGCCCGCGCGCTGGCGATGTCGCCTAAAGTTTTACTCTGTGACGAGATCACCTCCGCGCTTGACCCGGAGCTGGTGGGCGAAGTGCTCAAGGTACTGGAGCAGCTGGCCGCCGAGGGGATGACCCTGATTCTCGTGACGCACGAAATGAATTTTGCCCGCGAAGTGGGCGACCGCGTGGTGTTTATGCACCAGGGGAAAGTCTGGGAGCAGGGCGACAGCAAAACGCTGTTCGCCAACCCGCAGACCACGGAACTGAAGCAGTTCATCTCCTCCGTGCGCGGCCTCAACTGATAAGGACTGACTCATGGATATTGCACATTTTCCGCAAATTAACCCGCCGCAACGTCTGCTGATGGGGCCGGGGCCGATCAACGCCGACCCGCGCGTGCTGCGCGCTATGTCGAGCCAGCTGATTGGCCAGTACGATCCGGCCATGACCCACTACATGAACGAGGTGATGGCGCTCTATCGCGGCGTATTCCGCACTGAAAATCGCTGGACGATGCTGGTCGACGGTACCTCCCGGGCGGGGATTGAAGCGATACTGGTTTCCGCCATTCGCCCGGGGGATAAAGTGCTGGTTCCGGTCTTTGGCCGCTTTGGTCACCTGCTGTGCGAAATTGCCCGCCGCTGTCGGGCGGAGGTACATACCATCGAGGTGCCGTGGGGCGAGGTGTTCACCCCGGACCAGGTGGAGGATGCAATTAAGCGTATTCGTCCTCGCCTGCTGCTCACCGTACAGGGCGACACCTCCACCACCATGCTGCAGCCGCTCGCGGAGCTTGGCGCTATCTGCCGCCGCTACGACGTGCTGTTTTACACCGACGCCACCGCGTCGCTCGGCGGCAACGCGCTGGAGACCGACGCCTGGGGGCTGGATGCCGTTTCGGCCGGGATGCAGAAGTGTCTCGGTGGGCCATCGGGTACTTCGCCAGTCACCCTGAGTACGCGGATGGAGGAGGCGATCCGCCGCCGCAAGTGCGTTGAGGCGGGCATTCGCACCGACGCCCACCGCGACGGCGACGAGGAGATGATCTACTCCAACTACTTCGATCTTGGCATGGTGATGGACTACTGGGGGCCGGAACGGCTGAATCACCATACCGAAGCCACCACCGCGCTGTTTGGTGCCCGCGAATGCGCGCGGCTGATCCTGCAGGAAGGGCTGGATAACGGCATTGCCCGCCACAAGCTGCACGGCGATGCGCTCCTGAAGGGCATTCAGGCGATGGGGCTGGAGACCTTCGGCGACCTGAAGCACAAGATGAATAACGTGCTGGGCGTGGTGATTCCACAGGGCGTCAACGGCGACGAGGTGCGTAAGCTGATGCTGGAGGATTTCGGGATTGAAATCGGCACCTCGTTTGGCCCGCTGCACGGTAAAGTGTGGCGCATTGGCACCATGGGTTATAACGCGCGTAAGGATTGCGTGATGACAACCCTGAGCGCGCTGGAGTCGGTGCTGAACTACCTGAAATTCACCACCACGCAGGGGGCCGCCATGCAGGCCGCGTGGGACCACTATCGCCGCGAGACGCCGCAATGAGCCCGGCGGCAGAACGGGTGATGGCGCGCGCCGATGCGCTGGCCGCCATCAGCGAAACGCCGGATGCGCTGACCCGGGTCTACCTCTCGGCGCAGCATCTGCAGGCCAACCAGCTGGTCGGGCAGTGGATGAGCCAGGCGGGGATGACCGTCTGGCAGGACAGCGTGGGCAATATCTGTGGACGCTATGAAGGTGCTCAGGAAGGGGCGCAGGCGGTGCTGCTCGGTTCGCATCTGGATACCGTGCGCAATGCGGGGCGCTACGACGGTATGCTCGGGGTGCTCACCGCGATTGAAGTGGTGGACAGCCTGCACCAGCAGGGCCTGCACCTGGCGCAGGCCATTGAGATTGTCGGTTTTTGCGATGAAGAGGGCACCCGTTTCGGCATTACGCTGTTAGGCAGCCGGGGGCTGACGGGCACCTGGTCGCAGGACTGGCTGGAAAAAACCGACGCCAGCGGCATCAGCGTGGCGCAGGCAATGGTGCAGGTGGGGCTCGATCCCGGCCGCGTGTCGCATGCCGCACGCCGTCCCGAGGATTTCAGCGCCTACCTGGAGCTGCACATTGAACAGGGGCCGTGCCTTGAGCAGGACGGTCTCGCGCTCGGCGTGGTGGAAGCCATCAACGGCGCGCGTCGCCTGAATTGCCGTTTCACCGGCGAAGCCGGGCACGCGGGAACCGTGCCGATGAACCATCGTAAGGACGCGCTGGCCGCCGCTGCCGAATGGATGGTTCTCATCGAAAATACCACCCGGCAGCAGGGCGGTAATCGGGTGGCGACGGTCGGGGAGCTGCGCTGCCTGCCCGGTGCGGTAAACGTGATCCCCGGTGAGGTGCATCTCTCGCTGGATATCCGCGGTCCGCAGGATGCGCCGCTGGATCGATTGCTGGCCGAATTGCTGGAAAATGCGCAGGCAATCGCGTCGCGACGCGGACTGCAGTTCAGCGCCGAGGAGTTTTACCGCATCGCCGCCACGCCGTGCGATATCCACCTGCAAAACGTGTTAGGGGAGGCCGTCGAATCGGTGCAGGGGCGTTCACTGTCGCTGCCCAGCGGCGCGGGCCATGATGCGATTGCCATCGCGGAACGCTGGCCGGTAGGGATGCTGTTTGTGCGCTGCAAGGGGGGCGTCAGCCACCACCCGGCAGAGTCGGTGATGGCTGAGGATGTCGCGCTGGCGATTGAGGCGTTTTCGCGAGCGGTGATCCAGCTGGCGGACCGTGTTACTCCAGCCCCAGCGTATATTGCGCGATCTTGAAGTAGATAATCAGCCCGGTACCGTCGATAAGCGTCGCGATAAACGGCGCGGAGACGACCGCCGGGTCAATGCCGCAGCGTTTGAGCACCATCGGAATCACGGACGATACAATCGCGCTCCACAGCGTTATGCACACCAGCGTCAGGCTGACGATAAGCGTGATTTCCAGCCCAATCCCCATCATCCACGCGCGGATACACCCGGCAATCCCGAGCGTCACGGCAATCATCAGCGAGGTGGTCATCTCTTTTCGCAGCACGCGCCCGACGTCGCGAAGATGCACCTCTCCCAGCGCCATGGCGCGCACCAGCGTGGAGGTGATCTGCGTTCCGCTGTTGCCGCCCGTGCCGATCAGCAGCGGAATAAAGAACGCCAGCGCAATGGCGGACTCCAGCGCCTCTTCGAAGTGCTGGATCACCGAACTGGTATAGGCTTCTGCGACAAACAGCAGCAGGAGCCAGACGGAGCGTTTCTTCCACAGGCTGAAGGCGCTGGTTTCCAGATAGGGCTTCTCCAGCGGCAGCGTCGCCCCCTGAAGCTGAGCGTCTTCGGTGACGTCATCTTCCAGCAGATGGGCGATTTCGCGCTCGGTCAGGCAGCCGACGAGCTTGCCGTGGGTGACCACCGGCACCACGTCCGCGCCGCCGTGCGCCAGCTGGCCGGCAACATCGGCACGTTCATCCTCCGGTTTGACCTGTAAAAACTGCGAGATCATCAGCGATTTCACCGGCTGTAGCGTATCGGCGGTTTGCAGCAATTTACGCACCGCAATCATGCCCGCCAGGCGGCCATTGTCTTCAATAAAAATATGCGATGGAATATCGTCGTCTTTTAATTTTGCGAAGAATTGCTCGCGCGCCAGCGCCACGCATAATGCAATATCAAGGACGATAAAATCGGTATTCATATATTGCGCGATGGCGCTGTCATTGAATGCCGGGTTTTGATTGTGAATAGCGTAAGACATAGTGAATTCCCTTTGAATAAAAATATCTCTCAGGGGCGAGCAAGACAGGGCATGTCGAAGAGGAGATCCCCACGTCCTGGGTTCAGCACTGTACACCGTATCCCGCAAGGGAAGTTATACTGACAAAGCCTTGATTCGACAGTGCCTGTTTTACCCTGTGTTGGTTCTCTCGAACCCACCAGAGCGATAACGTGTATTTGTACAGGAGCCTCGCCATAACGAGATCGTTGTAAAACGTGAGGGATAATACGCATATTTAATTTTACCGCTCAGGATTTTAAATAATGTTTAAGAACGGTTTAGAAGAATTTTATTAATACGATGTTGAGGGTTTATTTAAGGTTATTCATTTTAAATAAAAGATTAAATCATCACGAGGATGGGGTAAATGGCGTGGTTTGATCATCTGCTTACTCATTTTGCGCTCTATCCGGCACATCTGTTTGCGTTGTTATTCGTGATGGCGCTGGGTAAATCGACGGTACTGATCTCCTCCGTGCTGCCACCCGCCTCGGTGATGCTGCTGGCGGGCATCGGCGTCAGCCAGGGGAGCATGCATCCTGGGCTCGCATGGCTTGCCGTGGTAATGGGGGCAACGGTGGGGTCGGTGCTAAATTACCATGTTGGCCAGCTGATGGGACACACCCGGCTGGTCACGCGTTTCACGTCTAAGCATGCCGACAGGTTTTTGCGAGTGCAGCATCAGCTGCAAAAGAACGGTGAAATTGCGCTGTTTACGTCGCGCTTTCTGGCGGTATTGCGTTATATCGTGCCGCTGGCAGCGGGGATGCTCAGGCTAAGCGCCGTGAAGGTCTACGCCGTCAGCCTGCTTTCTGCCTGCGCGTGGGCGGCGCTGTATGTTGGCATCGTCGCTGGCATCAGCGTCTGAATCGGCGAGTAAGGTATTCATCAGATTGAGAAATGCTTCCCGGAAAATTGTCACGAATCTGTCACACTGAATGCGACATTTTAAAACGAGTGAGGAATTAGGGATGAGAAAAGCACTACTCGCGCTGGCAGTCGCCGGTTCCATTTCAGCAACGTTTGGCGTGCAGGCACAAGAGACGCCGGAAGGGTATCAGCTGGAGCAAGTTTTAATCATGAGTCGCCATAACCTGCGCGCACCGCTCGCCAACAACGGCAGCGTGCTGGAGCAGTCCACGCCGAAACAGTGGCCAGAGTGGGAGGTACCGGGTGGTCAGCTCACCACTAAAGGCGGCGTGCTGGAGGTCTATATGGGTCATTACATGCGCGAGTGGCTGGCGCAGCAGGGGATGATAAAGACTGGAGAGTGCCCGCCAGCGGACACCGTTTATGCATATGCCAATAGCCTGCAGCGTACCGTTGCGACCGCACAATTCTTCATTACCGGCGCGTTCCCGGGGTGCGATGTGCCTGTGCATCATCAGGAAAAAATGGGCACGATGGATCCCACCTTTAATCCGGTCATTACCGATAACTCGCCTGAGTTCCGCGAAAAAGCGCTGAAGGCGATGGAGACCGAGCGGCAGAAAATGCAGCTTTCAGAAAGCTATAAGCTGCTGGAGCAGATGACGAACTACGCCGATTCGCCGTCCTGCAAAGAGAAAAAAGTCTGCTCGCTGGCGGACGCGAAAGATACGTTCAGTGCCGACTATGAAAAAGAGCCAGGCGTGTCCGGTCCGCTGAAAGTGGGTAACTCGCTGGTGGATGCGTTCACGCTGCAATATTACGAAGGTTTCCCGGCTGACCAGGTGGCCTGGGGTGAGATCAAGACTGACCAGCAGTGGCGTGTGCTGTCGAAGCTGAAAAACGGCTATCAGGACTCGCTGTTTACCTCCACCGAGGTGGCGCAAAACGTCGCCAAACCCCTGGTGAAATATATTGATAACGCGCTGGTCACCGATCAGGCGAAAGCGCCTAAAATCACCCTTCTGGTGGGGCATGATTCGAACATTGCGTCGCTGCTGGCCGCGCTGGATTTCAAACCGTATCAACTCCACGATCAGCACGAGCGCACGCCAATTGGCGGCAAAATAGTCTTCCAGCGCTGGCATGACAAAAACGCTAACCAGGAACTGATGAAAATTGAGTATGTCTACCAGAGCTCAGAGCAGCTGCGAAACGCCAGCGTGCTGTCGCTGGAATCCCCCGCGCAGCGTGTGACGCTGGAGCTGAAAGGCTGCCCGGTGGATGCTAACGGCTTCTGCCCGGTTGATAAGTTTAATGCGGTGATGAACAACGCGGCAAAATAGAGGATACCCCCCCGCAAAGGCGGGGGGAAACGTTCAGACGTTTTTACGTTCGATGGTCTGTTCGCCCCAGAAGAGCGAGTCTTTGTCCGTCTTTTCGAAGGCGCGAACCAGCACTTCGTCGCTACCTTCTTCCCAAATCTGCTCTGCCAGTTTCTCGTCATATTTCGCGACTTCAAAAATGGCTTCGGCAATCTCCGGAGAGGTATTGCGTAAACTTGCCCATTCACCCACGCGGTGGGCTTTTGATTCCTGAGTTGGCATGCTTGTCCTCCTGTTGAGTTAGCCGTTCAGTTTTTTGGCGAGGCCCGCGACATGCTCACCCTGATAACGGGCGATGGCGAGCTCTTCGTCGCTCGGCTGTCGGGAACCATCGCCGCCGGCAATGGTGGTTGCACCGTAGGGAGTACCGCCACGTACCTGAGAAACATCAAAGAGTTCCTGCGCGCCGTAGCCAATCGGCACAATCACCATCCCATGATGAGCAAGGGTAGTCCAGGTTGAGGTAATCGTCTGCTCCTGACCGCCACCGGTGCCGGTAGAGCTGAAGACGCTGGCGAGTTTGCCGTATAAAGCGCCTGAGGCCCATAGCCCGCCCGTCTGATCGAGGAAGGTGCGCATCTGGCCGGACATATTGCCGAAACGGGTTGGCGTCCCGAAAATAATCGCATCGTAATCTGCCAGCTCCTGAGGCGTGGCGACCGGGGCATTCTGTGTTTTTCCCCCGGCTTTGGCGAAGGCTTCCGCCTGCATGGTTTCCGGTACGCGCTTCACCACAACCTCAACGCCGTCCACCCTGTTTGCACCTTCTGCGACTGCGTGAGCCATGGTTTCAATGTGTCCATACATGGAATAATAGAGCACCAGAACTTTTGCCATTTTGCATCACTCCTCGTTTGTGTTTTCTGACAGCGGATCGCTGCGTTCATTTAAAGATATGCCATCACGGCCAGACTGCAAAAATGAACATCATTTCTTTGATTTATAACAATATGATTGGGGAAGCGTGCTGTAGCAAAATGAAACAACTTTCTCGCCTCCGTTTTTTGAAATGATAAGAAAGAGTTATGAATCTCCGTCACGTTATCTCACCCGAAAGACTGAGATCCTGTTGCAGGATATTACCAGCGGCTTGCCGGACAGCCTTAGTCCACTAAGCTTAGTTTCACGCGGCACAAATAAAGGCACTGTCCTCATGCCGCGAGGTGAAAGAATCCTCTTTTACTGAATGCAATATGATGTCTAATGTTTCACACTCTGGAGGTTAGAGATGGCAAACCATCGTGGTGGTTCAGGTAATTTCGCTGAAGACCGTGAAAGAGCATCAGAAGCAGGTCGTAAAGGTGGCCAGCATAGCGGGGGCAACTTCAAAAATGACCCTCAGCGCGCATCAGAGGCTGGCAAGAAAGGGGGTAAAAACAGCCACGGCAGCAATAAGTAACGCGCCAGGCTGAACCCTGCCGCCGGGCGTTCCCGGCGGTTTTTTTATTTCTGCAACATTGAACTGTAACCAAAGGCGACGCACACTACAGAATTGTTCTCATTTGCTGGTGTCGCATGTCTGTCTCACGCTTTAAATTCTCCGTAAAACCGCAGGAAGCCATCCTTATTCTCATCACCATGTTCTGGGGCGGGACGTTTCTGGCCGTCCAGTACGCGGTAACGCTGAGCGATCCGTTCTTTTTTGTTGGTTTGCGCTTTGCGACGGCGGCGATAGCCGTAGCGCTCGTATCGCTAAAATCCCTGCGCGGATTAACCCTCAAAGAGCTGAAGGCCGGGGTGGCGATCGGGGTGGCGATTGCAATGGGCTACAGCCTGCAGACATGGGGATTACAGACTATCTCCAGCAGCAAATCGGCATTTATCACCGCCATGTATGTACCGCTGGTACCGCTCCTGCAGTGGCTTTGCCTGGGACGGCTGCCGGGGATGATGTCCTGCATCGGTATCGTGCTGGCGTTTATCGGCCTGATTTTGCTGGCCGGGCCGGAAAATAACCTGCTGGCACTGGGACCGGGCGAGATCATTACCCTCGTCGGGGCGATTGCCATTGCGGCGGAAATTATTTTGATTAGCGCCTGGGCGGGCAAGGTGGACGTCAAGCGCGTGACGGTGGTCCAGCTCGCCACGGCCTCGCTGGTGGCGTTTGCGACGATGGTACCGGCCGGGGAGTCTGTGCCGCCGATGTCTACCGGTCTGATCGTGGTCGCGTTGGGGCTGGGCATCTTCAGCGCCATTATTCAGGTCACCATGAACTGGGCGCAGCGCAGCGTCTCCCCGACGCGGGCGACGGTGATCTACACCGGCGAACCGGTATGGGCGGGGATTTTTGGTCGCCTCGCCGGAGAGCGCTTGCCGCTGCTGGCCCTGGTCGGTGCGGCATTTATTGTCGCCGGGGTGCTGGTGAGCGAGCTGAAGCTAAAAAACCGACGCAAGGCGATTACCGGGGTGGGGGCTGAACAAGGGGCAGATAGCTAACAACGTGCACTCTGCCCGTTTTGCCCGGCGGCGCTACGCTTGCGCGGGCCTACATGCTCATTGTAGGCAGGGTAAGCGTAGCGTCACCCGGCAAGAAAGCAGCACTCATTTCAGGTTGAGGGGGTGATGGCTTCAGCCTGCGCTTCATCCCCTTTCCGGCGGCTCAGCAGGGCGTTAAGCAGAATTGCCCCGAACGTTGCCGTGCCGATCCCACCAATCGTAAATCCGCCCAGCGTTAGCGCGAAATCGCCCGCGCCCAGCACCAGCGTGACCGCCACCATAATCAGGTTGCTGTTCTGGCTCAGATCGACCCGATGCTGCACCCAGATTCGCGCGCCAGCCACGGCGATCAGCCCAAATACCACAATCGATGCCCCGCCGATGACCGGCGACGGAATGGTGTGGATCAGCGCGCCGAACTTCGGAGAGAAACCAAGCAGTATCGCCATCGCCGCTGCCGCGACGAAGACCAGCGTCGAGTAGACTTTGGTCACCGCCATCACGCCGATATTTTCGGCATAGGTGGTGACGCCGCTGCCGCCCACGGAGCCGGAGATCATGGTTGCCAGACCGTCACCGACAAATGCCCGGCCCATGTACGGGTCCATACTGCGGCCGGTCATTCCCGCGACCGCCTTCAGGTGACCTAAGTTCTCCGCCACCAGGATCACCGCCACCGGTGCGATAAGCATCATTGCCTGGGTGTTAAAGGTGGGGGAAGTGACCTGCGGCAGGCCAAACCAGGCAGCCTGATGGAGCAGGGTAAAATCGACCGGCTTGCCGAGACCGAAAACGTTCGCCAGCAGAGCGTAAACCAGACAGGCGACAATCAGCCCGACCAGAATCAGCAGACGCTGGATCATCCCGCGCGTAAACACCGCCACCAGGCCGATACACAGCACGGTGATCACCGCCATCCAGCTTTCAAACGGCGAGCCGGAGACGCTTTTCACCGCGATCGGCGCCAGGTTCAGGCCAATCGCCATGACGACGGCACCGGTCACCACGGGAGGCATCATGCGTTCGATCCAGCG comes from Enterobacter kobei and encodes:
- a CDS encoding general stress protein, whose amino-acid sequence is MANHRGGSGNFAEDRERASEAGRKGGQHSGGNFKNDPQRASEAGKKGGKNSHGSNK
- the wrbA gene encoding NAD(P)H:quinone oxidoreductase encodes the protein MAKVLVLYYSMYGHIETMAHAVAEGANRVDGVEVVVKRVPETMQAEAFAKAGGKTQNAPVATPQELADYDAIIFGTPTRFGNMSGQMRTFLDQTGGLWASGALYGKLASVFSSTGTGGGQEQTITSTWTTLAHHGMVIVPIGYGAQELFDVSQVRGGTPYGATTIAGGDGSRQPSDEELAIARYQGEHVAGLAKKLNG
- a CDS encoding DMT family transporter, producing the protein MSVSRFKFSVKPQEAILILITMFWGGTFLAVQYAVTLSDPFFFVGLRFATAAIAVALVSLKSLRGLTLKELKAGVAIGVAIAMGYSLQTWGLQTISSSKSAFITAMYVPLVPLLQWLCLGRLPGMMSCIGIVLAFIGLILLAGPENNLLALGPGEIITLVGAIAIAAEIILISAWAGKVDVKRVTVVQLATASLVAFATMVPAGESVPPMSTGLIVVALGLGIFSAIIQVTMNWAQRSVSPTRATVIYTGEPVWAGIFGRLAGERLPLLALVGAAFIVAGVLVSELKLKNRRKAITGVGAEQGADS
- the rutG gene encoding pyrimidine utilization transport protein G, translating into MFGFPHWQLKSTTTEAGVIAPDERLPLGQTMVMGVQHAVAMFGATVLMPMLMGLDPNLSILMSGIGTLLFFFVTGGRVPSYLGSSAAFVGVVIATTGFNGQGINPNLSVALGGIIACGLVYTLIGLVVMKIGTRWIERMMPPVVTGAVVMAIGLNLAPIAVKSVSGSPFESWMAVITVLCIGLVAVFTRGMIQRLLILVGLIVACLVYALLANVFGLGKPVDFTLLHQAAWFGLPQVTSPTFNTQAMMLIAPVAVILVAENLGHLKAVAGMTGRSMDPYMGRAFVGDGLATMISGSVGGSGVTTYAENIGVMAVTKVYSTLVFVAAAAMAILLGFSPKFGALIHTIPSPVIGGASIVVFGLIAVAGARIWVQHRVDLSQNSNLIMVAVTLVLGAGDFALTLGGFTIGGIGTATFGAILLNALLSRRKGDEAQAEAITPST
- a CDS encoding YccJ family protein, producing MPTQESKAHRVGEWASLRNTSPEIAEAIFEVAKYDEKLAEQIWEEGSDEVLVRAFEKTDKDSLFWGEQTIERKNV
- the agp gene encoding bifunctional glucose-1-phosphatase/inositol phosphatase, with translation MRKALLALAVAGSISATFGVQAQETPEGYQLEQVLIMSRHNLRAPLANNGSVLEQSTPKQWPEWEVPGGQLTTKGGVLEVYMGHYMREWLAQQGMIKTGECPPADTVYAYANSLQRTVATAQFFITGAFPGCDVPVHHQEKMGTMDPTFNPVITDNSPEFREKALKAMETERQKMQLSESYKLLEQMTNYADSPSCKEKKVCSLADAKDTFSADYEKEPGVSGPLKVGNSLVDAFTLQYYEGFPADQVAWGEIKTDQQWRVLSKLKNGYQDSLFTSTEVAQNVAKPLVKYIDNALVTDQAKAPKITLLVGHDSNIASLLAALDFKPYQLHDQHERTPIGGKIVFQRWHDKNANQELMKIEYVYQSSEQLRNASVLSLESPAQRVTLELKGCPVDANGFCPVDKFNAVMNNAAK